The Clostridiales bacterium genome includes the window TTAGTTCATTTATTTTTTGTTCGATCATTTTCAGCACTCCATTTTTATATTAAATTATTTTTTCTGTTGTAAAAGGATATATTTATAAATAAAGAGAGTTTCCCTCATTTTTTATCTTCTATCTCACAGCACCATATAATTATATCATAGTTTTTTATTATTGCAGACTATAGTCCGTAGACTATTTGTAACATTTCTTTGAAAATCAAATTAAAGGGGTGAATATAATTGACATTAGAGAAAGCATTTGCTGTTATTTTAAAAAAGAATAGATTAAAATGCGGATTGTCACAGGAAGAGCTCGCTCAACAATGCAATATAGACAGGACTTATATAAGCCTGCTTGAGAGGGGAAAAAGAAGATCCACATTGAATATACTTTTTAAAATATGCAAGACAATAAATATGAAGGTAAGCGATTTTATTCTGGAAATCGAGGACTTGATGAACAGCAATAATGAAGACTGAGAACTTAATAAATTATTTGAAGAATATTATTTCAATCGTTATGTTTGTTGCAAAATAAAATAGGACAAAGTTGCAGAAGAAATTCCCCACTTTTGC containing:
- a CDS encoding helix-turn-helix transcriptional regulator; translation: MTLEKAFAVILKKNRLKCGLSQEELAQQCNIDRTYISLLERGKRRSTLNILFKICKTINMKVSDFILEIEDLMNSNNED